From Oscillospiraceae bacterium CM, a single genomic window includes:
- the obgE gene encoding GTPase ObgE, translated as MFVDKATIRVRAGAGGNGAVSFHREKYVPAGGPDGGDGGRGGDIVIQTDKNMSTLMDFRYKRKYTAPNGADGGSKVCTGKDGQHLIIKVPDGTLIRDKETNAIIKDMTGEASYVLARGGSGGWGNRHFATPTRQAPRFAKSGLPGEDKEVVLELKLLADVGLIGFPNVGKSTLLSVVSKAHPKIADYHFTTLFPNLGVVYIDEGVSFVLADIPGIIEGAHTGAGLGHAFLRHVDRCRLLIHVVDVSGSEGRDPVEDFKTINEELKQYSPALAERPQLVAANKTDIAENTELVENFRAYIKEQGLPLYEISAATNSGVKELMKAAAAKLAHLPPVYVYEPEYVEQPVSVTPDDIKIETYDDVWVVEGPWMERLVRNVNFSDNESMMFFDRSLRVAGVYDRLEQLGIHEGDTVSIYNLEFEYQK; from the coding sequence ATGTTTGTAGATAAAGCGACCATCCGCGTCAGAGCCGGTGCCGGCGGCAACGGTGCCGTCTCCTTCCACCGCGAAAAATACGTTCCCGCCGGCGGGCCCGACGGGGGGGACGGCGGCCGCGGCGGGGACATCGTCATTCAAACGGACAAGAACATGTCTACCCTGATGGACTTTCGCTATAAGCGCAAGTACACTGCGCCAAACGGTGCCGACGGCGGCAGCAAAGTCTGCACCGGCAAGGATGGCCAGCATCTCATAATCAAGGTGCCGGACGGCACGCTCATTCGGGATAAAGAGACAAACGCTATTATCAAGGATATGACGGGAGAGGCGTCGTATGTTTTAGCCCGTGGCGGCAGCGGCGGCTGGGGCAACCGTCATTTCGCGACGCCGACGCGCCAAGCCCCGCGCTTTGCCAAAAGCGGCTTGCCCGGTGAGGACAAAGAGGTCGTCCTGGAGCTCAAGCTATTGGCCGACGTCGGTCTCATAGGCTTTCCCAACGTCGGCAAGTCGACGCTGTTGTCCGTCGTCTCCAAAGCGCACCCCAAAATTGCCGACTATCACTTCACAACGCTATTTCCGAATCTCGGTGTCGTTTACATTGACGAAGGCGTTTCCTTCGTCCTGGCGGACATCCCCGGCATCATCGAGGGGGCGCACACAGGAGCCGGTCTCGGCCACGCTTTTCTCCGCCATGTCGACCGCTGCCGACTGCTCATCCACGTGGTGGACGTTTCCGGCAGCGAAGGCCGTGACCCCGTCGAGGATTTCAAAACGATTAACGAGGAACTGAAGCAATATAGCCCAGCGCTTGCCGAGCGCCCACAGCTCGTTGCGGCCAATAAGACCGATATCGCGGAAAACACGGAACTTGTTGAAAATTTCCGTGCTTATATTAAAGAGCAGGGGCTCCCACTATATGAAATTTCAGCCGCGACTAACAGCGGGGTGAAAGAACTCATGAAGGCCGCAGCGGCGAAGCTCGCGCACTTGCCGCCTGTCTATGTCTATGAGCCGGAATACGTGGAGCAACCCGTCTCCGTCACGCCTGACGATATAAAAATTGAAACGTATGACGACGTGTGGGTCGTCGAGGGCCCGTGGATGGAGCGCCTTGTCCGCAACGTCAACTTCTCCGACAATGAGTCCATGATGTTTTTTGACAGGTCTCTGCGCGTGGCCGGTGTTTATGACCGACTGGAGCAGTTGGGGATTCATGAGGGCGATACGGTCAGCATCTATAATCTCGAGTTTGAATATCAAAAATAA
- a CDS encoding pyridoxal phosphate-dependent aminotransferase → MISEKMKKLAQNNSAIRAMFEEGNRLAALYGRENVFDFSLGNPNFPAPDAVKKAMIDILNEEDAIFVHGYMSNTGYAPVRAAIAAHLNSRFGTSFGDGNIIMSVGAAGGLNVVLKTLLNPGDEVVVFAPYFVEYGNYVANYDGALVVVPPNTTDFQPEAEALAAAVTSRTKAVIINSPNNPTGVLYTKATLEKIAAVLSAKEKEFGAPIYIISDEPYRELCYDGVDVPYLTRLYKNTLVCYSWSKSLSLPGERIGYIVIPSEIDDFQLVYDAASIATRVSGFVNAPSLQQLAVARCLNEKTDIGAYDQNRKLLYNGLVACGFDCVYPQGAFYMWVKTPVDDKVFCEAAKKFNILVVPGTSFGCTGYIRIAYCVAKEAIERSLPAFKKLAASFGLG, encoded by the coding sequence ATGATCTCTGAAAAAATGAAAAAGCTGGCCCAAAACAACTCGGCCATCCGCGCCATGTTCGAAGAGGGCAACAGGCTGGCAGCCTTATACGGGCGTGAAAACGTTTTTGATTTCAGCCTCGGCAACCCAAACTTTCCGGCGCCCGACGCCGTTAAAAAGGCTATGATTGATATTTTAAACGAAGAGGACGCCATTTTCGTCCACGGCTACATGTCAAATACCGGTTACGCCCCAGTCCGCGCGGCGATTGCCGCGCATCTCAACAGCCGCTTCGGCACATCGTTTGGTGACGGTAATATCATCATGTCCGTCGGCGCGGCCGGCGGCCTGAACGTCGTCCTCAAAACGCTCTTAAACCCCGGTGACGAAGTCGTTGTCTTTGCCCCGTATTTCGTCGAATACGGCAATTATGTTGCCAATTATGACGGCGCGCTCGTCGTCGTTCCGCCCAACACGACGGACTTCCAGCCTGAAGCCGAGGCGCTGGCCGCCGCCGTAACAAGCAGAACAAAGGCCGTCATCATCAATTCCCCGAACAACCCGACGGGTGTTCTCTATACCAAAGCAACGCTCGAAAAAATTGCCGCGGTGCTATCGGCTAAGGAAAAGGAATTCGGCGCGCCGATTTATATCATCTCCGATGAGCCGTACCGCGAGCTCTGCTATGACGGGGTCGATGTGCCATATCTCACAAGGCTCTATAAAAACACGCTCGTGTGTTATTCGTGGTCGAAGTCGCTTTCGCTCCCCGGCGAGCGCATCGGCTATATCGTCATTCCCTCGGAAATTGATGATTTTCAGCTTGTCTACGACGCCGCCAGTATCGCAACGCGCGTTTCCGGCTTTGTCAACGCGCCGTCTCTCCAGCAGCTGGCCGTGGCCCGCTGCCTGAATGAGAAGACGGATATCGGCGCGTATGACCAAAACAGAAAGCTTTTGTACAACGGCCTTGTCGCCTGTGGTTTTGACTGTGTCTATCCGCAGGGCGCGTTTTACATGTGGGTTAAAACACCTGTCGACGATAAGGTGTTTTGCGAGGCAGCGAAAAAGTTTAATATCCTCGTCGTACCGGGTACGTCTTTTGGCTGCACCGGTTACATCCGAATCGCCTATTGCGTGGCAAAAGAGGCGATTGAGCGGTCCCTGCCCGCCTTTAAAAAGCTTGCCGCGTCGTTCGGCCTTGGCTGA
- the rsgA gene encoding ribosome small subunit-dependent GTPase A has product MEINLKDYGLDDCISREAALYDGLNIARITTQHHDIYGAISQYGETMARVSGGLSHRAVGSGDYPAVGDWVMIDRGNTSAGEAVIRSILPRKSVFQRRAAGTSGALQVVASNIDTVFLCMAMDGDYNLRRLERYLSVAWDSGATPVVVLTKADTCPDAPARIAAVSAASSGADIVATSAADGTGYTALKRYLLKGKTVAFVGSSGVGKSTLINGLLGRDVLETRAVRQDGRGRHTTTHRQLMLLPGGGIVIDTPGMRELQLFSADLSKTFEDFQALALSCRFADCTHTVEPGCAVCRALETGKLANGRYESYIKLQKELIYSGLDARRIEEEKIKNMFGGKKAMKRALDDVKKKNSGQ; this is encoded by the coding sequence ATGGAAATTAACCTGAAAGACTACGGGCTGGATGATTGTATAAGCCGTGAAGCGGCCCTGTATGACGGCTTGAATATTGCCCGCATCACAACGCAGCACCACGACATATACGGGGCTATCAGCCAATACGGTGAAACGATGGCCCGCGTGTCGGGCGGCTTGTCCCACAGGGCGGTCGGGAGCGGCGATTACCCCGCTGTCGGTGACTGGGTCATGATCGACAGGGGCAATACATCAGCCGGTGAGGCGGTCATCCGCAGTATACTGCCGCGAAAAAGTGTTTTCCAGCGGCGCGCCGCCGGGACATCCGGCGCGTTGCAGGTCGTCGCGTCGAATATCGATACTGTTTTTCTCTGCATGGCGATGGACGGCGATTATAACCTGCGGCGTTTAGAGCGCTATCTCTCCGTCGCGTGGGATAGCGGGGCGACACCCGTTGTCGTCCTGACGAAAGCCGATACCTGCCCAGATGCCCCGGCGCGCATAGCGGCGGTTTCCGCCGCCAGCTCCGGCGCGGATATCGTCGCAACGTCGGCAGCAGACGGCACGGGATATACGGCGCTTAAGCGCTACCTTCTAAAAGGGAAAACCGTCGCGTTTGTCGGCTCCTCCGGCGTCGGCAAATCAACGCTTATTAACGGCCTTTTGGGCCGTGATGTGCTTGAAACACGCGCTGTCCGGCAAGATGGGCGCGGCCGCCACACGACGACGCACCGACAGCTGATGCTGCTGCCGGGCGGCGGCATCGTTATCGACACACCGGGTATGCGCGAATTGCAGCTTTTCTCGGCAGACCTCTCCAAAACGTTTGAAGATTTCCAAGCGCTTGCGTTATCCTGCCGATTTGCTGACTGCACGCATACGGTCGAACCCGGCTGTGCGGTGTGCCGCGCGCTCGAAACGGGCAAACTTGCCAACGGCCGCTATGAGAGCTATATTAAGCTCCAAAAAGAGCTTATTTATTCCGGGCTTGACGCGCGCCGGATTGAAGAGGAAAAAATCAAAAACATGTTCGGCGGCAAGAAGGCCATGAAGCGGGCGCTTGACGATGTAAAAAAGAAAAACAGCGGCCAATAG
- the trpS gene encoding tryptophan--tRNA ligase gives MEDKKIILSGIKPSGALTLGSYVGAIKNWVALSEAYNCYYMMADLHAITVRQDPAVLRKTTLEQIAQYIACGLDPQKNTIFIQSHVPAHAELTWVLSCFTMYGELSRMTQFKDKSAKNTENINAGLFTYPVLMASDILIYQADLVPVGEDQKQHVELTRDIAGRFNAIYGDVFKLPEPFIPEVGARVMSLQEPTNKMSKSEQDAGGCICLMDKPEDIMRAFKRAVTDSETAIRYDVKKKPGVSNLMQIYAVATGTTLDDVARTFDGQGYGAFKTAVGEAVVELLRPIREEAARLLSDKAYLESVYTEGAQKAAAAANRTLRKVYKKVGFIQKG, from the coding sequence ATGGAAGACAAAAAAATTATTCTCTCCGGCATTAAACCAAGCGGCGCATTAACGCTCGGCTCCTACGTCGGCGCGATTAAAAACTGGGTTGCCCTGTCGGAGGCCTACAACTGCTATTACATGATGGCAGACCTGCACGCCATTACCGTCCGGCAGGACCCCGCCGTACTGCGCAAAACGACGCTGGAGCAGATCGCGCAGTACATCGCCTGCGGGCTTGACCCTCAAAAGAATACCATCTTCATCCAAAGCCATGTCCCGGCACACGCCGAGCTCACCTGGGTGCTCAGCTGTTTTACGATGTACGGCGAGCTGTCCCGCATGACGCAGTTTAAGGACAAATCGGCGAAAAACACGGAAAATATCAACGCGGGGCTTTTTACCTATCCCGTTTTGATGGCGTCGGATATTCTCATCTATCAGGCCGACCTTGTCCCCGTCGGCGAGGATCAGAAGCAGCACGTCGAGCTCACGCGGGACATTGCCGGGCGCTTCAACGCCATATACGGCGACGTTTTTAAGCTGCCGGAGCCGTTCATCCCGGAGGTCGGCGCGCGGGTGATGAGCCTGCAGGAGCCGACGAACAAAATGTCAAAGTCCGAGCAGGACGCAGGCGGCTGCATCTGCCTGATGGACAAGCCGGAGGACATTATGCGCGCTTTTAAGCGCGCCGTGACGGACAGCGAAACGGCAATCCGCTATGACGTCAAGAAAAAACCGGGCGTATCAAATCTGATGCAGATTTATGCCGTCGCCACCGGCACAACGCTTGATGATGTCGCCCGCACGTTTGACGGGCAGGGTTACGGTGCGTTTAAAACGGCCGTGGGCGAGGCCGTCGTCGAGCTGCTGCGCCCAATTCGCGAGGAGGCCGCGCGGCTCTTGTCCGACAAAGCCTATCTCGAAAGCGTTTATACGGAAGGGGCTCAAAAAGCGGCCGCGGCGGCGAACAGAACGCTGCGGAAGGTTTATAAAAAGGTCGGCTTTATCCAAAAGGGCTGA
- a CDS encoding undecaprenyl/decaprenyl-phosphate alpha-N-acetylglucosaminyl 1-phosphate transferase, whose amino-acid sequence MSTELFLQAGLAIAASFIITFAATPIVKSFAQRVGALDVPKDGRRMHSVPIPRLGGLAIFLGFLLSVVLFADIDRYVQGILLGSVVIVIVGVIDDIMPLPALVKFVVQIFAALIAVYHGIIINIVTNPNIWSASEYFNFGFMAIPVTVLWIVAITNSVNLIDGLDGLAAGVSAISSLTMLIIAVLVADVNVALMMAALFGSCVGFLPYNKNPAKIFMGDTGALLLGYVLATVSIIGLFKFYAIISFAVPFLVVGLPLFDTTFAFMRRLFSGRNPMSPDRGHFHHRLIDIGFSQKQAVAIAYAISGILGLSAVVITTKGEIRAIIMLASLVVAAVIGLIVLKSVGKDVPADSPEDLEQKPTAPDETPTEPSQCDGKEDTPKETAAKKPEENDER is encoded by the coding sequence ATGTCAACGGAACTTTTTCTGCAGGCGGGCCTTGCCATTGCGGCGTCCTTCATCATCACTTTTGCCGCCACACCGATCGTCAAGTCGTTTGCGCAGCGTGTCGGGGCGCTCGACGTGCCGAAAGACGGCCGCCGGATGCACTCGGTGCCCATCCCGCGCCTTGGGGGGCTTGCCATCTTTCTCGGTTTTTTACTCAGCGTAGTCCTGTTTGCCGATATCGACCGGTACGTGCAGGGCATCCTATTAGGTTCTGTCGTCATCGTCATTGTCGGCGTGATTGATGATATTATGCCATTGCCCGCGCTTGTTAAATTCGTTGTTCAGATTTTCGCGGCGCTCATCGCCGTCTATCACGGCATCATCATCAACATTGTCACGAATCCGAATATTTGGAGTGCCTCGGAATATTTTAATTTCGGCTTCATGGCCATCCCGGTCACGGTTTTGTGGATTGTCGCCATCACCAATTCCGTCAATCTCATAGACGGGCTGGACGGCCTTGCCGCCGGTGTCTCGGCCATTTCCTCACTCACAATGCTCATTATTGCCGTCCTCGTTGCGGACGTCAATGTCGCACTGATGATGGCGGCGCTGTTCGGTTCCTGCGTCGGCTTTCTGCCGTATAATAAAAACCCCGCCAAGATTTTCATGGGCGACACCGGCGCGCTCCTGCTCGGCTATGTGCTGGCGACTGTGTCGATTATCGGCCTGTTCAAGTTTTACGCGATCATTTCGTTTGCCGTGCCGTTTCTCGTCGTCGGCCTGCCGCTGTTTGACACCACGTTTGCCTTCATGCGCCGTCTTTTCAGCGGCAGAAACCCAATGTCCCCGGACAGGGGCCATTTCCACCACCGCCTCATTGATATCGGCTTCAGCCAGAAGCAGGCTGTCGCTATCGCTTACGCCATCAGTGGCATCCTAGGCTTGTCGGCTGTCGTCATCACGACGAAGGGAGAAATCCGGGCGATCATCATGCTGGCTTCCCTCGTCGTCGCCGCCGTCATCGGCCTCATCGTCCTCAAAAGTGTTGGAAAAGACGTCCCGGCCGACAGCCCGGAAGATTTGGAGCAAAAGCCAACGGCGCCGGATGAGACGCCCACCGAGCCGTCACAATGCGACGGTAAGGAAGACACGCCAAAGGAGACCGCGGCAAAAAAGCCGGAGGAGAACGATGAGCGCTAA
- a CDS encoding metallophosphoesterase, with amino-acid sequence MKILVLSDSHGQLQPMLNAVFDEKPDLILHLGDYERDAAGLRRAYPDVYCRAVRGNGDYHGHEPDIDEFVIDNKRIFMTHGHLYGVKMSLDSLVNTALCRGADVVLFGHTHRPLATTVQDVLVINPGSAGMGKKTGAVLEIEHGAVSCRAIDL; translated from the coding sequence ATGAAAATCCTCGTGCTGTCAGATTCCCACGGCCAGTTGCAGCCCATGCTCAACGCCGTTTTTGATGAAAAGCCCGATCTTATCCTTCATCTCGGGGATTATGAGCGCGACGCCGCCGGTTTGCGCCGGGCGTATCCCGATGTATATTGCCGCGCCGTCCGCGGCAACGGCGACTATCACGGCCATGAGCCGGACATCGATGAATTTGTCATCGACAACAAACGGATTTTTATGACGCATGGTCATTTATACGGCGTCAAAATGTCGCTCGATTCGCTTGTGAATACAGCTCTTTGCCGTGGGGCCGATGTTGTTCTGTTCGGGCATACGCACAGGCCGCTTGCGACAACGGTGCAGGACGTACTTGTCATAAACCCCGGCAGCGCCGGCATGGGCAAAAAAACAGGCGCCGTGCTCGAGATCGAACACGGTGCCGTCAGCTGCCGGGCGATTGACTTGTGA
- a CDS encoding sporulation protein, protein MMRIMFHKKVFDALICLALLTAVAALVVYPAASIKAASDGLSLCLNVIIPSLFPFFVLSTLIVELGIARYFGRFLEPVMRPLFNVGGTCATAFVLGFVGGYPVGAKTVIALYQNGSCSKNEAERLLSFCNNSGPAFILGVVGAGIFSSSAVGLVLYLAHAAASVAVGVIFRSWGAAADRGSDARLPEIAAKRFTAAFTDSVVSAFQTTLNICGFVIFFTVFIRLLFFAGVIPFFAGLIGAVFAPLGFDAAWAERLLTGFIELTSGVWSLQGASGTLSGSMAMAAFMLGWAGLSVHCQVLSFIGDSGLSVRTYIYGKIIQGGLSAVLAYFLARLFVFKLPAAVYLAQQVKGIASLNFTAAAQVSCLSALAVLILFILAARLAEKKRRGRLRPWR, encoded by the coding sequence ATGATGCGTATCATGTTTCATAAAAAAGTTTTTGACGCGCTCATATGCCTGGCGCTGTTGACGGCTGTCGCGGCACTTGTCGTCTATCCGGCCGCGTCTATCAAGGCCGCCAGCGATGGGCTGTCGCTATGCCTCAACGTCATCATTCCGTCGCTTTTCCCGTTTTTCGTCTTGTCGACGCTTATCGTTGAGCTTGGTATCGCGCGTTATTTCGGACGCTTTCTGGAGCCTGTCATGCGCCCTTTATTCAACGTCGGCGGGACGTGCGCCACGGCATTTGTTCTGGGCTTTGTCGGCGGCTATCCCGTCGGTGCCAAGACGGTCATCGCGCTGTATCAAAACGGCAGCTGCAGCAAAAACGAGGCTGAGCGCCTCTTGTCCTTCTGCAACAACTCTGGGCCGGCGTTTATCCTCGGCGTCGTCGGGGCGGGCATTTTTTCGAGCAGCGCCGTTGGCCTCGTTCTCTATCTGGCGCACGCCGCTGCGTCCGTTGCCGTCGGGGTGATCTTCCGCTCCTGGGGGGCCGCTGCCGACCGCGGCAGCGACGCCCGGCTGCCGGAAATCGCCGCCAAGCGTTTTACCGCCGCGTTTACCGACTCTGTCGTTTCAGCCTTTCAGACGACACTGAACATCTGCGGGTTCGTCATCTTTTTTACCGTATTCATCCGGCTGCTGTTTTTTGCCGGTGTGATCCCGTTTTTCGCCGGTCTGATCGGCGCTGTTTTCGCGCCGCTCGGTTTTGACGCCGCGTGGGCCGAGCGCCTTTTGACCGGCTTTATTGAGCTGACGAGCGGCGTTTGGAGCCTTCAGGGGGCGTCTGGGACGCTGTCGGGCTCGATGGCGATGGCGGCATTCATGCTCGGCTGGGCGGGTCTGTCCGTCCATTGTCAGGTTCTCTCGTTTATCGGGGACAGCGGTTTGTCCGTCCGAACCTATATTTACGGTAAAATCATTCAGGGCGGCTTGTCAGCCGTCCTTGCCTATTTTCTGGCAAGGCTGTTTGTTTTTAAGCTCCCGGCGGCCGTTTATCTCGCGCAGCAGGTCAAAGGCATCGCGTCGCTTAATTTTACCGCCGCGGCCCAGGTCTCGTGTCTGAGCGCTCTGGCGGTGCTTATCTTATTTATTTTGGCGGCGCGTCTGGCAGAAAAAAAGCGCCGCGGTCGTCTCCGGCCATGGCGATAA
- a CDS encoding YabP/YqfC family sporulation protein, with amino-acid sequence MKSDKVRNRLIDRAVEMFDLPGEVLAGQPKLTVTGNRQVHIECHKGLIEYDGSLIAVNGGAVVVKITGERLELVSMTAEELLVKGLIAAIDFE; translated from the coding sequence GTGAAGTCAGACAAAGTGAGAAACAGGCTCATAGACCGCGCCGTCGAAATGTTCGACCTTCCGGGTGAAGTACTCGCGGGGCAGCCGAAGCTGACGGTCACGGGGAACCGGCAAGTGCATATCGAGTGCCATAAAGGCCTCATTGAATATGACGGCAGTTTGATTGCTGTAAACGGCGGGGCCGTCGTCGTCAAAATCACCGGCGAGCGGCTGGAGCTCGTTTCAATGACCGCCGAGGAGCTGCTCGTTAAAGGGCTCATCGCCGCCATCGACTTTGAATAG
- the yqfD gene encoding sporulation protein YqfD, whose protein sequence is MKKAINFVRGSIRAEVACPYPERFINLCAQEGIEFWDLHCISKTDVRLTLPIKGYSKLRALAEKAGFDARPVKKTGVPFFLWKIRKRYVLLAGMVLMFAAVWSSSLFIWEIHVEGNDKVTTPEILSELKAHGIGIGTFGPSISSEAISNDLLMKLPRLSWIAINVSGSRADVLVRERIPKPEIVDENTPSMVYATKSGVITKMSVLEGARAVQEGATVEAGDVLVSGIMDSISSGRRTVHAMGEVTARTWYAFSAQIVLPASEKAYTGKTQTKTAVIIAGKRINLYLNGGIVFDDYDKITKTTVLRLPTGNILPIAFVKETYTDYKPSGTQMSLLTATELLEKRLLDRLNKTIGDDGQVITTTFDTAVNGDIVVVTLKAECTEQIAALRPFTAEEQQQAKEQPPKTNETEN, encoded by the coding sequence ATGAAAAAAGCCATCAATTTCGTCCGCGGCAGCATCCGGGCCGAGGTGGCGTGCCCGTACCCGGAGCGGTTTATTAACCTTTGCGCGCAAGAAGGTATTGAATTCTGGGATTTACACTGCATTTCAAAGACGGACGTCCGTCTGACGCTGCCCATAAAAGGCTACAGTAAGTTGCGGGCGCTCGCCGAAAAGGCCGGTTTTGATGCAAGACCGGTCAAAAAGACGGGCGTCCCATTTTTTTTGTGGAAAATCCGCAAACGCTATGTCCTGCTCGCCGGGATGGTTTTGATGTTTGCCGCCGTCTGGAGCTCGTCTCTTTTCATCTGGGAAATTCACGTTGAAGGCAACGATAAGGTGACGACGCCGGAAATTTTGTCTGAACTGAAAGCGCATGGTATCGGCATCGGCACCTTCGGCCCGTCTATCTCGTCGGAGGCCATATCAAACGACTTGCTGATGAAGCTCCCGCGTCTATCCTGGATTGCCATCAACGTCAGCGGGAGCCGGGCAGACGTTTTGGTGCGCGAGCGCATTCCAAAGCCGGAAATCGTCGATGAAAATACCCCGTCCATGGTCTACGCCACAAAATCCGGCGTCATCACGAAAATGAGCGTTCTGGAAGGCGCGCGCGCCGTCCAGGAAGGCGCGACGGTAGAGGCGGGCGACGTCCTCGTGAGCGGCATTATGGATTCAATATCATCCGGGCGGCGAACCGTCCACGCGATGGGGGAAGTCACCGCGCGGACATGGTATGCGTTCTCCGCCCAGATCGTCCTGCCCGCATCGGAAAAAGCTTATACGGGTAAAACACAGACAAAAACAGCGGTTATCATTGCCGGAAAAAGGATAAATTTATATTTAAACGGTGGAATTGTGTTTGATGATTATGATAAAATAACAAAAACAACAGTTTTGCGGCTGCCGACGGGAAATATCCTGCCGATCGCGTTTGTTAAAGAGACGTATACAGACTACAAGCCGTCCGGTACGCAGATGTCCCTTTTAACAGCGACGGAGCTTTTGGAAAAGCGCCTGCTCGACCGGCTGAATAAAACAATCGGTGACGACGGGCAGGTCATCACAACAACGTTTGACACGGCCGTTAACGGGGACATCGTTGTCGTCACGCTGAAGGCCGAATGCACCGAGCAGATTGCCGCTCTGCGCCCCTTCACGGCCGAAGAGCAGCAGCAGGCAAAAGAGCAGCCACCAAAAACAAATGAAACGGAGAACTGA
- a CDS encoding PhoH family protein, whose product MAEKTMSVDRLEHIISVFGSFDENLRLIEEELSVKITDRNSELGLSGDDENVAYAERAISGLLSLAAKGENIDARSVRYIIGLVREGQDDKIGQLARDVICITAKGKPVKAKTLGQKTYVEAIGKKTVTLGIGPAGTGKTYLAVAAAVAAFRDKSVNRIILTRPAVEAGERLGFLPGDLQSKVDPYLRPLYDALFEMLGAETYTKYLERGNIEVAPLAYMRGRTLDDAFIILDEAQNTSREQMKMFLTRLGFGSKIVITGDITQIDLPSDKTSGLKEAMRVLEGVDDVAICRLTGADVVRHVLVQRIIDAYDRYEKVKPETGKQAPGRRRKSEKAPH is encoded by the coding sequence ATGGCGGAAAAGACGATGAGTGTCGACAGGCTGGAGCATATCATCAGCGTGTTCGGCTCCTTCGACGAAAATCTGCGCCTGATTGAAGAGGAACTGAGCGTTAAAATTACCGACAGAAATTCCGAGCTCGGCCTTTCCGGCGATGATGAAAACGTCGCCTATGCCGAACGGGCCATATCGGGCCTTTTGTCCCTAGCGGCGAAAGGTGAAAATATTGACGCGCGCAGCGTCCGGTATATCATTGGGCTTGTCCGAGAGGGGCAGGACGACAAAATCGGCCAGCTGGCGCGCGACGTGATCTGCATCACCGCCAAAGGCAAGCCCGTCAAGGCCAAAACGCTGGGGCAGAAGACATATGTCGAGGCAATCGGAAAAAAGACCGTGACGCTCGGCATAGGCCCGGCCGGTACCGGCAAAACGTATCTCGCTGTGGCCGCCGCTGTCGCCGCGTTTCGGGACAAGTCTGTCAACAGGATTATTCTAACGCGCCCGGCCGTCGAGGCGGGCGAGCGCCTCGGCTTTTTGCCCGGCGACCTGCAAAGCAAGGTTGATCCGTACCTGCGCCCCTTGTATGACGCGCTGTTTGAAATGCTCGGCGCTGAGACGTACACGAAATACCTCGAGCGCGGCAACATTGAGGTTGCCCCCTTGGCTTATATGCGCGGACGGACGCTGGACGATGCGTTTATCATTTTAGACGAGGCGCAGAACACCTCCCGCGAGCAGATGAAAATGTTTTTAACGCGCCTCGGCTTCGGGTCAAAAATCGTCATCACGGGCGATATCACGCAAATCGACCTGCCAAGCGATAAGACGAGCGGCCTCAAAGAGGCCATGCGTGTGCTGGAGGGTGTCGACGATGTGGCCATCTGCCGCCTGACAGGGGCCGACGTTGTCCGCCATGTCCTTGTCCAGCGGATTATTGACGCATATGACCGCTATGAGAAAGTGAAGCCGGAAACCGGCAAGCAGGCGCCGGGCAGGAGAAGAAAAAGTGAAAAAGCACCGCATTGA
- the ybeY gene encoding rRNA maturation RNase YbeY — protein MEDVDRPCFVSVLITDDAGIRALNSAYRGKDSATDVLSFPQQVLTPGFFDPVLSEIDRDTGLLPLGDIVLSLDRLKSQARAFGQPLDREMAYLTIHSVLHLLGYDHLDEGEEKRRMRAREEAILEKVWISG, from the coding sequence ATGGAAGATGTGGACAGGCCATGTTTTGTCAGCGTCCTTATTACCGACGATGCGGGTATCCGAGCGCTCAACAGCGCGTATCGTGGCAAGGACAGCGCGACGGATGTTTTGTCCTTCCCGCAGCAGGTGCTGACGCCGGGCTTTTTTGACCCCGTCTTGTCGGAAATCGACAGGGATACGGGCCTTCTGCCGCTGGGTGATATTGTCCTGTCGCTGGACAGGCTCAAAAGCCAGGCTAGAGCATTCGGCCAGCCGCTCGACAGAGAGATGGCGTATCTCACGATCCATTCTGTTTTGCACCTATTGGGCTATGACCACCTCGACGAAGGGGAAGAGAAGCGGCGTATGCGTGCCCGCGAAGAGGCCATTTTGGAAAAGGTTTGGATAAGCGGATGA